The region gaagttcaaggtcatctttagctattTATTTAGTGTGAAGAAAGCCTGGCTTACACAAAACTGTCTCaaccaaagaaaaaccaaaaaagtacaTCTGAGTGTCCAATACATTAGCTGAATTTATTATAAGCAACAACAGATGCATTTGAAAAAATACCACTTGGGACTTTGTAACTCATTGTTTGCTTCTGCCCGTCAGTGTCTCCCACAAACCTTCTTCAGTGCCCCCTTCACTTCCTTGTTCCTTAAAGTATAAATGAGCGGATTCAGCATGGGAGTCACCAAGTTATAGAAGAGAGTGAGAAATTTCCCTTGGTCCTGGGAAGAGCTATTTCCAGGCTGCATGTACATATAGATGATGCTTCCATAGAACAGGGACACCACAGTGATGTGGGAGCTACAGGTGTTGAAAGCTTTCCATCTTCCAGCGGCCGACTTGATCCTCAGCACGGCAGCAGCTATGTAGCCGTAGGAGACAAGAATCAGCGTGAGGGGCAGCAGGACGATAAGGATGGCGAAGGTGAAAGCCAGCATTTCCACCGCGCGAGCATCCACACAGGCCATCTTGATCAGAGCCGGCATTTCACAAAGGAAATGATTGACTCTGCGGCGGCCGCATCGGGACAGGGTCATTGTGAGTGGTGACATGACGATAGCGTTGACGAGCCCACTCCCCCAGGCCAGAGCCACCAGTCTCACACACAGCTGTGGGTGCATAATGACCATGTAATGCAAAGGTTTGCAAACAGCAGCATAGCGGTCGAACGCCATGACAGCCAGTAGGATGCACTCTATTCCCCCAACcgacaggaaggagaaaagttGCACCACGCAGCCAGCATAGCTGATGGTCTTGTCTGGGCCCCAGAGGTTTACTAGCATCTGTGGGATGCAGCTGGTACTAAAGCAGAGATCCAGAAATGAGAGATTTGCCAGAAAGAAGTACATAGGGGTGTGAAGCCGGGGGTCCAATATACACACAAGGATTATGGTTGCGTTTCCCAGCACAGCCACCGAGTACAGAGTGAAATTTACTATGAAGAGCACCATCTCCAGGCGAGGGCGATCCGAGAAGCCCACAAGGATGAACCCATACTCGGAGCTGTCGTTTGACTTCTCCATTGCCTTTCTCTCACGTCATCAGATCTGTGCAGCCGGTAGGAGccaaacaaaaaagagttaatGTCTATTTCCTAAAAGCAGGCAGCAACAGGATCCAGGGAGGCACGTTTGGTGACCGAGTCTAACTATGCCATGTACAGGAGACAACTCTCCACACAGAAGTAATGACTGTTTGTCATTGACACAAATTATTTCATGTTGGGAAATTTTGACATAATCACCTTTTAATTTGAATTAGTTAATTTTtgaattttggagacagggtcttatgtagcccaggctggcttcatactTCCTATGTAGTCGATTGACAATGAACTCCTGGCCTTCTTGTCTTCACTTTGCAAGTACTAAGATCACAGGCAAGAACCACAACATCCAGCTACCATCTTTCATTATGTAAGGTGTAATTACGACTGCTAAGTGTCTCGGGTCTGCCAAATGATATCTCTACCAAGAGTAAATGCATCTTGCAACCTAAGTTGCTAAGGTTAGGGAGCATAGTCTGTCCAGAAATGAAAAACCTACTTGGCTGTGTTTTGTCTTCTACTTACCCTTTAGAATTATCAAATCAATTGTAGAAGTGAGGCGAACAGCAAGAGGGATGAATGGAGGGAAAGTGAAGGAGAgtgtaagaaataaaaaacaattagagccgagtggtggtggtggtggaggcagaggcgggcagatcactgagttccaggttagtcaggtctacagagcaagttccaggacagccaggaatacacagagaaactctgtatcaaaaagaaagcaagccaaaAAGCAATTAGAAAAGagtaattttaaaacacattgatcataatttatctaaaaaaaaaacagagagagctcGATTCATAGATAACACAGTCAAAATTGGATTAAAGACGCCAAGATGATACATGGCAGAGCTAGGCAAGAGAGCAGACGTCTGCTGGCTCCAAAGAAAACATGGCTCCCACCCTCAGTCTGTCGGCCTGTGGATAACCAGAAAGAATGACAAAATTAGGATTTCTAAGTGGGCACTACAACAGATGCAGACTGTTGCGTGAGAAGTGCGCCTGACCATAGTGTGCTCAATTAGTAAACCAGGAACAAAATAGCAGCAGAACCTAAGGGTTTGTTTTTTTAGCAGATATGTTGGTTTTCAAATAACGCATAGCTCCAAAAATATGCATTATTTGAAAAACTTCTAAAATCGATGGTCCTATAGCAAATTAATTTTTCCACAAATAAATATACCACAGTAAAAAGCAAGAACAGTGTCCCCACTTTTTAGTCCTTTAGGCTCACCTGTTTTCAACTTTCCCCAACAATTCAGGCATAACATGtattaatgtttttcttcttcttattttgttaTCTGGGATTTTGTGATGGTTGTGCATTTGATATATGTAGAAAAAGATAGGATTATAAAACTAAAGCACCTGGAATTATATAGTAATAGTTACAAAGACTGAAAATCAAATCTCCAactcattttatgtgcattatagTTTCTTTCTGAAGATTTATAAAGTCCATTTTACTAAAATGATAGAAATAATGGTATAAACACTGCTTCAGAGAAAAGATACAATGATGCAACCACCTGGGCTAGTTAAATCACACAGTAATAGGCAACTATAGCAGGATCTATCCTCTGTCTAGCTCCATTTAGGCCAAATTCCCAGCCTTCCATGGGCTTTTGGAGCTGTCAACTAAAGTCCTACAGCGAGGACTTCCTAAAGACCCCAGAAAGTAAACAAGGTGGATGGTAATATTCTTATAGCCCAAGAAAACAGGACTGATCGTTCAGCATCAAAGATGATGCCTACAAGTCAGTGTAACCTGGTTTCTTGACAATACCATGGGGACCGTTCCCTCCTTTGGGTAACTAATTGGTGCTGCACATGAAAATAGAAGAGTAAGTTCCTGTGGGGAGATGATGAAACCACATCTGGCAGGAGTCATAACCCaggttattttttttagtttccaTTTGGAGCCAGAGATGCTCATATCCCCAAGATTTGACAATTTCTATGGTAAAACATTCTTGTTGACTGGTGGGGCAAAACCATCATTAGTAGTCAGGGCTCTGGCATACCTCCAAAGCCTTGCTCTGAACGATGAGATGACATAATTTTCTgaggagaaaattttaaatttacatttatctctattttaatatgatttttaatCGATAATTCAAGAGTAGAATATTTTAATagtctaaatattttaatagtacTATTAGTAGTATTAGTAAAATACTAATTTTAGTAGTCTAAGCTAGTCTaacaattttccatttttatatggaAATTGATTTCCAAAAGATATTCCAAGAGTAGACAAATCATTGTCACTTGTCTTCTAGGTTTTATTTCGCACACTGGTGGCcccggaggccagaagagggtcctgttggatcctctggaactggagctattgGTGTTTGTAAGCTGCtggatgcaggtgctgggaactgaactctggaacTCTGGAAGAACAAGCGTTCTTAAACTGCCGAGTCATCGCTCCAGCTCTTTAAtctatatttaaacaaaaaactaATTTCCCTTTTTAAGGGAAAACATTAGTTACTCATTGGATGAGATAAAAAATTTTCCCCTCTCAGAAATTCAAAATGATAACTGTCTCGATCACTATAATTAAAGGCTAGAGTGAGTCCTTGAACTTGGTGCATAGCTAAAGAATAAACAATAGGTACACTCCACGGATGCTCAGTATTCGTGTTTGCTGGTTTCTTTTGATCTGAGGTTATCTAAAACGCAAGACAGGTCCAGAAAATTCATTTCATAAGTAGAGTCATCAAGTTTAAAATAGtatcattttattataaatatgtaagaATCAAGTATGTTAACCAATGAGCAAATTGCAATGACTTAAAATTTTCTCATAAATCCTAATCATTTCtgaaaaaagtgaaaattattACAACAAATATGTGGAACAGacagcaaatatttttaataatcaaagaaattttctaattttctttcctcctcctcctcctcctcctcctcctcctcctcctcctcctcctcctcctcctcctcctcctcctcctcctcctccttcttcttcttcttcttcttcttcttcttcttcttcttcttcttcgagaCAGGGGCTCATGTACTAGACTGATAAAGATGGCACTAACCAGACATGATgaccacacctgtaatccaagcttTTGGAATATTGAAGCAGgaaaatcaagagttcaaagttattCTCATTTACACATTAGCTTGtggtacatgagaccctgtttcaacaatatcaaacaaagcaaaaagatcaCATTTatctggaaaagaaaatgtatgaaGAATAATGAGATACAATTTCCTGAAATGTAACTTGTAAAAATTTCAACTTTATGAATAGTTAGATACAAATCAACATAGTGTGTAAGTTTAAAAagacgcacacactcacacacaacttAGCTATATAAGAGGAAATGGATAAAATGcctattaattaaataataattaagtaAATGTTTGTATTGCTGCAAATAAGTAATGTGGTATATGCATATTGAACTAAATATCTTCAAATTATCTTAAATATACATTAGGTTACGGTAAATTATACTACATTAACATTAATGAACATGTAAAATATTACATAGTACAATATAATATATGTTAAAGTTGAAAAATGTTTCATAATTTCTTATACACATATGTTGCAGTCCTGTTTCTAACATGGAAACTGAGCTATAGCTTAGtcaatagagtgcttgccttggtttgatcccagcactataTAAACTGGCTGTGGTCAGCACTCTAGTAATTCCAGTACTCCAGAGGTGCAGGCAGGAGAAACCAAAGTTCAAATTCGTTCATTGCTACAAAGGGTCATCCTAAGCTACATTataccccatctcaaaacaaaacaaatctatcAAAGGTTCAGGGTTCAAAAAAGATGCTGCAATAAGCAAAGGAACAAAAATCTAAGGGATATAGAAAAAGAATCTTCTCACAACATGTTCTTTCTGTTCTTGTGCTCTTTACTGTTCTTCTGTTTTTACACTAATAATCCTGTCCTAATTCCTCATAACTTCTTCTTCCTTGGTCTTGTCTCTCAAaaatctcctcctccatccccaaGGCTTGAAGCAAAATGAGTTTCAAGAATAGCTCTCATTGGTCAGAAGCACATTCCCAGGCTAAGTGATAAGGACAGGGCCATTTCCAGGCAACATAAGGGCCTAAGGCCAAAGGAGCAAACCCATGACCAGACAAGAGAGGCACAATACCCAATGATAACTTTGAGACACAGATCCATTGTAGTAGACTGGAAAGTGGAGAATTGGCATGCTCTTCTCAGTAACCTTGGTTGGACatctgtgactctgaccttgtgTATAGCTGTAAAGTTTCAAACctatgatctatttacaaaaggcctttagtctagtttgaacttgctcttaGATGAAAGTGAGCGAATTGTGTTcagttagtctgagcaaaagAACAAGCAGGCTTTTAAATGTCTACAGACCTTGTGGAACAAACAGATCCAGTTATGAAGCATGCCACAGTACACGTCCTATGTATCAAAACTGTATAGCTGAATGAAAGTCATATTCTGACCGTCCACAGATATATGTGTTCAGTAAACAACACATTGTAGTGCTGTGGGAAAAATTCCCTAGGTGTAATGTGAGGGAACTCTTCACACAAGAAATCTGCAGCGAGGGCAGCTAACGCGTTCAGAAGGCCGTGCTTCCTATAGCCTTGCTAAAGAAGTCTATCTCCATGGGATGTGCGTCTCTGAGGGGCTGACCTCTAAAGTGCTTGCTGAGTTCTCATTGCAGAGTTCTGTGGTCCATAGCACAAAACCAAGACCAAAGAGAAACTACCTTGGtttacataaatatgtaaagTTAACTGGAGTTTGAAAAAAGTGGATTGTGAaaattaaatttgtgtgtgtgtgtaggtgagagACAACATGAAGGAGTCACTTCTCATCTTCTACCATTTAGGTCCCAGGACTTGAACTtaaatcatcaggcttggtggcaaacacctttactctctgagccatcttgccattccccaaaaatggatttcCAATTTCTACCTAATATCTTTCCATTTAAAATGCTAATATATcaccacataaacacataatATATAAGTATTATGTGATGTTGCCtcaatatttaaaagataaataagagtTTGAAAGTCAGTACAAATAATTTGGTATAGtggcatattatttgtgttttaatgaacaaagcttgcttgaagatcaaaaaagcaaagcagtcaaccactagagagatcttttacCTTTATCAAATCTTCAGATCAAAagtatgagatcctgtctcaacaacttTTCAGACTCCACATTCCAGTCAGTTCCtgtcttttcccctttattttcttctctctgcccagccatatcactcctgtctccacctccctagggctggaattaaaggtgggtgactcccaaacactgtgaTTGAAAGtatgagtcaccaccacctggatctctttctggattgatcttgtgtagcccaggatagccttgaactcacagatatccgtcgcctctgtctcctgagttctgggattaaaggtgtggcagCGTGACtgttttgccctctgatcttcaggcatgctgtacttattaaaacataaataatatgccACTATAATTATGTGTACTATGCGGATTTGACTCTGGTTTTACATATCTTTGCATCTTGTTCCTAAAGCCAACGAACTATTTCATGCTTGATAGACCTTGTGAGTCTACATTTGTTGAGGAAACAGGCTTATACAGATTCAGAGTTCTGACTCACAGGAACAGATTCCATAATGAAAGGGATAGCCCAATCATCTCAGAGCACCTAGGAATTCAATAGGAATTAAATAGTGCTGGTATTTTCACATATTGTCTGTTAGGTAGAGAAAAAGCTgaagttaaataaaaaacaaacaaacaaacaaaaacaaaaactggagcGCTGATACTTGTTGGgttcttttccaaaacaaaacaaagcaaaatcacaACTTCCATTAGgtctatataattttattttaatttgtaggTTCAAGTGTGTTCCATAATCACAGTATGAccaattattttcataaaagcCACTTGCTTGTTAATGAAGAGGCTTAAGATTCTTTTGGCATTTATCAAAGCAATGGGGTGAATAAATCTGGAAGAAGACTAGAGATACCAGTGCATTATTTTCTACTTTCAATAACTCATGTGTTTTCCTCTAAACATCTGGGAAACCTTTGGGGATTCTTGCTGCTGAAGTCAGGGGgtaatatttaaaatgagaacaGGCATGATGAGAGAGGGTGATTTCCAACTTCTGAAGTTCTTTACAGAAGTTGCAAAGAACGAGCCCTTGGGGATCTTGTTATAGTTGTTAGAGGAGATAATGACAAATGTGTTTCCCCAAGTCCACAGGGATCCGGCTCTTGTAAGAGTGAAACTTGTTAGTACAGTCTTTCATAATGCGTGCAACTATTAAAAGTTTCAGAAGTTTCATAATAATTCACAAAGTGAAGTTGTCTCCAGGGTTATCTTACTCCAGGGTTATTTTAGAAGAAGCAGGCAATTATTCAGAGAGCTTAGTGAGTTCGCTCCTGTCACATTCTTCCCTTTACAGTTGCCTCTCTGCTGCTCAGCAGCCCTGGAGACTTACTTATGATGTGTTACACCACTAAACCTCAAACTTTCTCATTGTGACTGGAATAAGCATTCTTTCCCTTGCAGCAGGGATTTCTTTGGTCAGGGACCTACTGTAAGTGCCTAGGAGAGTTATTCTCATAGTGACCTTACTTTGTTTATATTTCCCTTCAGAAATAATTCCCTTTAAAAATTGTATTGTAATAATGCCCTGTGAATGCAATAATTATTTACCAACCACATTTTCAGTGAAAATATTTGGTCCACATGTGTTATTTATCTACCCTTAAAGATATCACTATCCAAAAAAGTAAGAACTAGGTTGTTACAACATTGTGTCAAAAACTAGCATGTTCTCAATAGACAAAAAGATAAACATTGAGCTACTTATGCTATTGTGTTTGCTAACTTCTTATTGTTTTTCTACTTGATATTTTCATGTTCTATTACAATAGTGTTTATTGATGAATTTCTAATCTTCACCAAAATGCTAACACAAGCAATCCCTCAAAATCATTGATTTTATTATTGTAAAAGAGATTTAAAAGTGATGGTATGCATATACatgatttgtttaattttattttggaaaaagctTGGATAATTTTTAGATAAAGCAGATACTGCAGTGAAATGCTGTCCTTTGAGCTAACTTGCCTGATGAAGCAGATTCTAAGGCAAGTATTACAGCACCAACTTGGTAATGATgaatatttgatttctttttcatgtatCTTCATTTCCCATGAACAAACACTTCTCAACTTACTGGTTATTATGTAACAGTAGCttcataaattaataaacacaTATAGGTTAAGATATGTTATATAATAAAACTAAAGACTCACATTTACATGGAAAACTAATGTTCCATGCCCACAGAAAAACATATGACCAAGGAATATGCACAAGGTTTGGTGTGGTGGCATATATCTTCAATCCTagctcttggaggcagaggcaagaggattaggaTTTCAACGctagctacacagtgaatttgaggccagcatgaactACATAAGGCTCCCAGTGATGTTTCACTTTGGTTTTCAACTTGACAATATCTAGAATTacttaagagacaagctcctGGGCACAACTGTGAGGAATTATCTAGAGTAAGCTAAGCAAGGCAAGAAGATCCACCTAAATGTAGATGGTGCTGTTCCTGTATGTTGTGATCcaagactgaatgaaaaggaaaaaagaagtcaaGAACAGATATTCATTGCTATCTGCTTCTTAATTATGGGCTCAATCAGACCAGCTCCTGCACCCATGACTTCCCCACCACCGTGGaggaaataaaacctttcttccctgggtttcttttgtcagatatttatcacagcaacgggAAAAGTGACTAAGCCACCctgtgctgagaaaaaaaaaagagaaagaagaaagaaaaaaatgtaaccgTTTCATAATAGCAAAAAATTTGAACACATTTAGAAAAGTATAAACATCAAACTTGATTAAACTACAACCATCAATCCATATAAGGGAATACATATACAGCACATAAATTGAATCAAGATGGGTGACTGTCACATAACAATTAATGGAAAGTGAGGAAAGTTTTATATTGGTGGCATGGGGCGTTGCGATGGAGCTGTAGGAGTTTGGGGATAAGGCCCATTACTGATGATATCTAACATGGAGAACATCACAAGAAACTGGTGTTGTAGTATAAGCTCTTCAGCAACCAAGGGCTCAAATGCAAGGGGAGCAAGGGAAGCAGTCAAGAGGCAAATGGGGACATTACTTGTAGTAACAGGTGAGAGAAAAAGGTGGAATTTAAttcaagaaatataaatattaaggAAGAAAGTGTCTTGTGTTTATGTACTCAATGCCAAGAATGTGAAAGGATCCCAACCCATAGATGACACCCGTGTTCCTAAGCCTGGCCTGTTTACGGTGATGCGTGTGGTATTCAGTCACTAAGTGAGGAGCTGATGAATTCCTAAGAAAGGGATTTGCTCATGCTACAGCCAagtgaggaaagaaaacagaaagtcccAGACAGCCCCCTTGAATAGTTTATGGATGTTTATGGGTTAAAGAAATGGATGCCCAAccactgtggttggtatataaaataaataaaaatatttaaaataataataaaaaggaagtgGATGATCTGAGGCCTGAGGGTCTGAGTATGGAAAGGTGAAGTGTAATACAGTGgcccatgcacacacaatcaAGCCTCATGAGCCTTTATCAGTTGCGTGTTGAGAAGATGACGGTGCTAGTATGCTCGCTCACTCCAGGGACGGTTTTGGCATTTTGGCTTCAAGAGGTCACCCATTAGATATCCATTTTTTCCTGTTCATCCGGGTAGCACTGTACCTGCTGCTGTGTAACAGATCACCGAAAGCTTAGCAGCTTAAAACAAACTAGATTCATTGCTTCATAGCTTCTTTTGGATGGGGCCCTGGTCCCTGACAGTTGTGCTTCATTGACTCAGAGTCTCTCACAAGGCTGCAATCAAGGTATTTTGGTCTTCATTAACTGAGTTACCAACCCCACTAATCGTCCATTGGCAGGCCCAGAAGACTTACTCCAAGCACCTTCATTATAGCGTACTTGCATAGCTCCTCCCTGACAGAGTACCTGGCTTCCTCCATAGTGGACTTTCAAGAGAGCATTCAAGAAGAAAGTCAGTCTGCTTAGACAACATCTCTAAAGGGATTTACACCACTTCTGCTCTATTCTATGTATTAGGAACAAGTCAGCAAGTTGACTTCATATTAAAATGACTATTACACAAGAATATTACATGAAAGCCAAGGCATATAGGTCATATGTGCTATATCAGAGAACATCTACCATACACAGTGGCTCCTCTTCTCATCTGTTGACAACAGTCCTAGATTATCAAGATACCTCTTTGTTTCTCATCAACATTGAGAGCATCATTTTCGAACATCAAAGCCTTTAAGGTCCAAAGTTGCAAACATCCCCCTGCGAATGTTTGAGAGCAAATGGAGAAACTTCAGTTTCTATTTCTGGGTTCCTAGACCTCCCCATGTACCATTCCCATTAGAGACACAGCACAGAAGAGGGATTTCTAGTTTATATATGAGAGACTGAATAAAAACTCATAATGATAAAGTTTTATATGAAACAATCTTGACCATTCTGAGAAGCCAACCTACAGCCTTAGTAGTAATccaat is a window of Chionomys nivalis chromosome 13, mChiNiv1.1, whole genome shotgun sequence DNA encoding:
- the LOC130885913 gene encoding putative olfactory receptor 2W6, whose product is MEKSNDSSEYGFILVGFSDRPRLEMVLFIVNFTLYSVAVLGNATIILVCILDPRLHTPMYFFLANLSFLDLCFSTSCIPQMLVNLWGPDKTISYAGCVVQLFSFLSVGGIECILLAVMAFDRYAAVCKPLHYMVIMHPQLCVRLVALAWGSGLVNAIVMSPLTMTLSRCGRRRVNHFLCEMPALIKMACVDARAVEMLAFTFAILIVLLPLTLILVSYGYIAAAVLRIKSAAGRWKAFNTCSSHITVVSLFYGSIIYMYMQPGNSSSQDQGKFLTLFYNLVTPMLNPLIYTLRNKEVKGALKKVCGRH